One region of Solanum pennellii chromosome 6, SPENNV200 genomic DNA includes:
- the LOC107022619 gene encoding uncharacterized protein LOC107022619 — translation MKKILAIRVTRHTLSGPTFNFPKRPRQSSRFPPPIYKLFPLSQFKSLEISDFSRSFFSFFRAQFPIFNCSFRTSMSQSTQIVKFLYSYGGRILPRPSDGTLRYIGGFTRVLSVDRSISFAELMVKFGELCGSSMRLKCKMPTEDLDVLVSITCDEDLANVIEEYDRVSAMTNTEMKIRALLSPINLPKKDSRPSSPMSCFDFAASSLKPGKFVRFNSPPSYAAARRLFSPVVGYPIGRRTEGEELYYPYCGQAGVKPLYNVVPIHCQ, via the exons atgaagaaaatctTGGCTATTAGAG TCACTCGTCACACCTTAAGTGGACCCACCTTTAATTTCCCAAAACGCCCTCGTCAGTCGTCGCGTTTTCCTCCCCCTATATATAAGCTTTTCCCTCTGTCCCAATTCAAATCCCTCGAAATTTCAGATTTCTCTAGAAGCTTCTTTTCATTCTTCCGAGCACAATTTCCGATTTTCAATTGCTCTTTTCGCACGAGCATGAGTCAGTCTACACAAATCGTCAAATTCCTCTACAGTTACGGCGGTAGAATCCTTCCTCGTCCCTCCGACGGCACACTCCGTTACATCGGCGGTTTTACAAGAGTCCTCTCCGTTGATCGATCTATTTCATTTGCAG AGTTGATGGTGAAGTTCGGAGAATTGTGTGGATCGTCTATGCGTTTAAAATGTAAGATGCCGACAGAGGATTTGGATGTTTTGGTATCGATTACCTGTGACGAAGACCTGGCAAATGTGATTGAAGAGTACGATCGAGTTTCAGCAATGACGAATACAGAGATGAAGATTAGGGCGTTATTATCTCCAATCAATTTGCCGAAAAAGGACTCTCGTCCGTCTTCGCCAATGTCTTGCTTTGATTTTGCGGCCTCGAGCTTGAAGCCCGGAAAATTCGTCCGGTTCAATTCGCCTCCGTCGTATGCGGCGGCGCGTAGATTGTTCTCACCAGTTGTGGGTTACCCGATCGGGAGACGAACGGAGGGCGAGGAGCTTTACTATCCTTACTGTGGACAGGCAGGCGTCAAGCCTCTGTATAACGTTGTTCCTATCCATTGCCAATAG